Proteins co-encoded in one Prunus persica cultivar Lovell chromosome G6, Prunus_persica_NCBIv2, whole genome shotgun sequence genomic window:
- the LOC18771929 gene encoding protein RFT1 homolog isoform X2, giving the protein MKRVKNKKHYDGELSDMCKLFTLRSFMKLILQEGQSLVLLWWGTYYNQAVCGLVDKLGSLVVRLVFLPFEESSYATFARHMSHS; this is encoded by the exons ATGAAAAG AGTAAAGAATAAGAAGCATTATGATGGGGAGCTGTCTGACATGTGTAAGTTGTTTACACTTCGATCCTTCATGAAGTTGATCCTTCAAGAAGGACAAAGTCTTGTCCTTTTATGGTGGGGGACATATTATAACCAAGCTGTATGTGGACTTGTGGACAAATTAG GGAGCCTAGTGGTGAGGCTggtgtttcttccttttgaaGAAAGTTCCTATGCTACATTTGCTAG GCATATGAGCCATAGTTAG
- the LOC18771929 gene encoding uncharacterized protein LOC18771929 isoform X1 has translation MAVRSVLGKLGRSRFIHNNERLIMAGSSPTVCSSPHHPFDYYGVVHDQNKADKKRNPFLLGSLMKKPVYSHLDFGGLEPARFATEELRKKRNIQLQSVRVLRVAVRKDSESPRYISSYDLSLEADDAGVMRYFEVEVSVNSSNGMCLEECYLLVDNQKPIRLYHYLDNFFGAYAEARQQITNANYATTPEGDMRDYFKGKTSIHADIYLYFQIIPKFSIVVR, from the exons ATGGCTGTTCGCTCTGTGCTTGGAAAGCTGGGTAGGAGTAGATTTATTCACAACAATGAAAGACTTATCATGGCTGGGAGTTCTCCTACTGTTTGTTCCTCTCCTCATCATCCTTTTGATTATTATGGGGTCGTACATGATCAAAACAAAGcggataaaaaaagaaatccttttcttcttggatCGCTTATGAAAAAG CCAGTTTATTCTCATTTGGATTTTGGAGGACTAGAACCTGCTCGTTTCGCCACCGAAGAGTTGAGGAAGAAaagg AATATTCAACTGCAGTCTGTGAGAGTGTTGAGGGTGGCAGTGAGGAAAGATTCTGAGTCACCACGATATATTTCTTCCTATGATCTATCGTTGGAGGCAGATGATGCCGGTGTTATGAGATATTTCGAAGTAGAAGTTTCAGTTAATTCCAGCAATGGCATGTGTTTGGAAGAATGTTATCTTCTCGTTGATAATCAAAAGCCAATAAGATTATATCATTACCTAG ACAACTTTTTTGGTGCATATGCGGAGGCTCGACAGCAG ATCACCAACGCAAATTACGCAACGACACCAGAGGGTGACATGCGAGACTACTTCAAGGGGAAAACTAGCATACATGCAGACATATATCTCTACtttcaaataatccccaagtTTTCTATAGTCGTAAGGTAG
- the LOC109949782 gene encoding proteasome activator subunit 4-like — MFLFSNKTVTPARAIAKSNVYLLKPGSSAQEHFEKLVNLLEQYYHPSNGGRWTYALERFLLYLVVSFQKRLQHEQLKHR, encoded by the exons ATGTTCTTGTTCTCCAATAAAACAGTTACCCCAGCAAGGGCCATTGCAAAGTCAAAT GTCTATTTGCTAAAGCCTGGTAGCTCGGCACAGGAGCACTTTGAAAAATTGGTCAACCTCTTAGAACA atATTACCATCCTTCTAATGGTGGTCGTTGGACTTATGCATTAGAACGTTTTCTGCTCTATTTGGTAGTTTCATTCCAGAAGCGCCTACAGCATGAACAACT AAAACATAGGTAA
- the LOC109949448 gene encoding THO complex subunit 3-like yields MAHTAGCYCIAIDPLGRYFAVGSADSLVTLWGISEMLCVLVYTLIISIPIPGMISVCTFLRLPVRTISFNNTGEYLASASEDLFIEIVPVANGSGSYPFSVDVPRNTRFLFSNKTVTQAKAIAKSNVYLLKPGSSAQEHFENWSTS; encoded by the exons ATGGCTCATACAGCTGGGTGTTATTGCATTGCGATTGACCCACTTGGAAG GTATTTTGCTGTTGGAAGTGCCGATTCCTTGGTCACCCTGTGGGGTATCTCAGAGATGCTCTGT GTTCTTGTGTATACTTTAATCATCAGCATCCCTATTCCTGGAATGATATCTGTTTGTACCTTTCTCAGATTGCCTGTGAGGACAATAAGCTTCAACAACACTGGAGAGTATCTTGCTTCTGCCAGCGAAGACTTATTTATTGAAATA GTTCCTGTGGCAAATGGAAGTGGATCATATCCCTTTTCTGTGGATGTTCCACGAAACACAAGGTTCTTGTTCTCCAATAAAACAGTTACCCAAGCGAAGGCCATTGCAAAGTCAAAT GTCTATTTGCTAAAGCCTGGTAGCTCGGCACAGGAGCACTTTGAAAATTGGTCAACCTCTTAG
- the LOC18772968 gene encoding uncharacterized WD repeat-containing protein C2A9.03, protein MSHYAGYVEDEYEMEDVDDDMDDEFRGREMGGSDSDVDEYDYLNSKAADTTAAQARKGKDIQGIPWDRLSITREKYRQTRLEQYKNYENIPNSGEGSGKDGKDTKKGSLYYEFRRNARSVKSTILHFQLRNLVWATSKHDVYLMSHFSVIHWSSLRCTKSEVLNVSGHVAPSEKHPGSLLEGFSQTQVSTLAVKDKLLVAGGFQGELICKHLDRPGVSFCSRTTYDDNAITNAVEIYDSPSGAVHFTASNNDCGVRDFDMEKFQLTKHFRFPWPVNHTSLSPDGKLLVIVGDNPDGMLVNSQTGKTVMPLSGHLDFSFASAWHPDGITFATGNQDKTCRIWDVRNLSKSVAVLKGNLGAIRSIRYTSDGRYMMMAEPADFVHVYDVKSGYEKEQEIDFFGEISGISFSPDTESLFIGVWDRTYGSLLEYGRYRNYSYLDSLI, encoded by the exons ATGTCCCATTACGCTGGGTACgtggaagatgaatatgaaaTGGAAGATGTAGATGATGATATGGATGACGAGTTTCGTGGTAGAGAAATGGGCGGCTCAGATTCTGATGTTGATGAATATGACTACTTG AATAGCAAAGCAGCTGATACAACTGCTGCTCAagcaagaaaaggaaaagacatCCAAGGTATTCCTTGGGATAGACTTAGCATTACTAGAGAAAAATACCGGCAAACTAGGTTAGAACAATACAAGAATTATGAAAACATTCCTAATTCTGGAGAAGGGTCAGGGAAG GATGGCAAAGATACAAAGAAAGGATCTTTATATTATGAGTTCAGAAGAAATGCTAGATCAGTGAAATCAACCATTCTTCATTTCCAG TTGCGTAACTTGGTCTGGGCTACTTCCAAGCATGATGTGTACCTTATGTCACATTTTTCTGTCATTCATTGGTCTTCATTACGTTGCACAAAGTCTGAGGTTCTCAATGTTTCAGGGCATGTGGCACCATCAGAG AAACATCCTGGAAGTCTCTTGGAGGGATTTTCGCAGACTCAAGTTAGTACTCTTGCAGTAAAAGATAAGTTGCTAGTTGCTGGAGGATTCCAGGGGGAACTTATTTGCAAG CATCTGGATCGGCCTGGAGTTAGCTTTTGTTCAAGGACAACGTATGATGATAATGCCATCACAAATGCTGTTGAGATTTATGACAGTCCCAG TGGGGCAGTTCACTTTACAGCCTCAAATAATGATTGTGGAGTGAGAGACTTTGACATGGAGAAATTTCAGCTCACTAAGCATTTCCGTTTTCCTTGGCCAGTGAAT CATACTTCTCTGAGTCCCGATGGTAAACTTCTTGTAATCGTTGGAGACAATCCGGATGGAATGTTAGTAAACTCTCAAACTGGAAAG ACAGTAATGCCTTTATCTGGGCACTTGGATTTCTCGTTTGCGTCAGCATGGCATCCTGATGGTATCACCTTTGCTACTGGGAACCAAGACAAAACCTGTCGGATTTGGGATGTTCGAAACCTATCCAAGTCAGTTGCTGTTTTGAAGGGCAACCTTGGTGCTATTCGGTCAATCCGATATACTTCTGATGGCCGGTATATGATGATGGCAGAGCCAGCAGACTTTGTTCATGTCTATGATGTGAAAAGTGGGTACGAGAAGGAACAGGAAATTGATTTCTTTGGCGAGATATCTGGCATATCATTCAGTCCAGACACAGAGTCACTTTTTATCGGAGTATGGGATCGTACGTATGGTAGTCTTCTAGAGTATGGCCGATACCGGAATTACTCTTACCTCGATTCTCTTATTTGA
- the LOC18772493 gene encoding photosystem I reaction center subunit V, chloroplastic, translated as MAASSSTLFSAPAISSTISRSHTHQLSPTQISFQGLRPLTKAAPSTKLSFSAPNTKRSTGVVRAELNPSLVISLSTGLSLFLGRFVFFNFQRENVAKQGLPEQNGVTHFEAGDTRAKEYVSLLKSNDPVGFNIVDVLAWGSIGHIVAYYILATSSNGYDPKFFE; from the coding sequence ATGGCAGCCTCTTCCTCCACCTTGTTCTCTGCCCCAGCCATCTCTTCCACCATCTCAAGGAGCCATACTCACCAACTCTCACCAACCCAAATCTCCTTCCAAGGCCTTAGACCCCTCACCAAGGCTGCCCCAAGCACCAAGCTGAGCTTCAGTGCACCAAACACCAAGAGATCAACTGGTGTTGTGAGAGCAGAGCTGAACCCATCTTTGGTCATAAGCCTGAGCACAGGGCTGTCACTTTTCTTGGGGAGGTTTGTGTTCTTCAACTTCCAGAGAGAGAATGTGGCCAAGCAAGGCTTGCCTGAGCAGAATGGAGTAACCCATTTTGAGGCAGGAGACACCAGAGCCAAGGAGTATGTGAGCCTCCTCAAATCTAATGACCCTGTTGGCTTCAACATTGTAGATGTTCTGGCCTGGGGCTCCATTGGTCACATAGTGGCTTACTACATCTTGGCCACTTCTAGCAATGGCTATGATCCCAAGTTCTTTGAATGA
- the LOC109949447 gene encoding multicystatin-like: MATAIRSAVGKLGSKYSSRCHSNGRIVANMVRVGDFQIRSAVVNNYNIDRDVLFSTSKPPSSYGYSSRHPFLFGNYHKKPPPVLHLQYDSDFEEPCGGFTPCPCFIDDPDTISPTRFAVKEYNKQKNAQLQFVRVLKAWHERRGPYMLYYLTLEAVDEGVVKVYQAFVDVFCYKTMKLKLFGKIIF; encoded by the exons ATGGCAACAGCTATTCGGTCTGCGGTTGGAAAGTTGGGGAGTAAATATTCTTCACGTTGTCATAGCAATGGAAGAATAGTAGCAAACATGGTTAGGGTTGGGGATTTTCAAATTAGGAGCGCAGTAGTCAACAACTACAATATTGATCGTGATGTCTTGTTTTCAACTTCAAAGCCTCCTTCTTCTTATGGTTATTCCTCTCgccatccttttctttttggcaaCTATCACAAGAAACCTCCGCCTGTTCTTCATCTGCAATATGATTCCGATTTTGAAGAG CCATGTGGTGGATTTACTCCATGTCCCTGTTTTATTGATGATCCTGATACTATATCTCCTACCCGTTTCGCCGTGAAAGAGTATAACAAGCAAAAG AATGCCCAACTGCAATTTGTCAGAGTTTTGAAGGCATGGCACGAGAGGCGTGGTCCTTATATGTTGTATTATCTAACATTGGAGGCAGTTGATGAGGGCGTGGTTAAAGTTTACCAAGCATTCGTTGATGTATTTTGCTACAAAACGATGAAGCTAAAGTTGTTtggtaaaattattttttaa